The following coding sequences lie in one Cucurbita pepo subsp. pepo cultivar mu-cu-16 chromosome LG13, ASM280686v2, whole genome shotgun sequence genomic window:
- the LOC111808401 gene encoding aquaporin PIP1-3-like — translation MEGKEEDVKLGANKYSERQPIGTSAQTDKDYKEPPPAPLYEPGELTSWSFYRAGIAEFVATFLFLYITILTVMGVSRAPSKCSTVGIQGIAWAFGGMIFALVYCTAGISGGHINPAVTFGLFLARKLSLTRAIFYIIMQCLGAICGAGVVKGFEKSIYEQKLGGANFVAAGYTKGSGLGAEIIGTFVLVYTVFSATDAKRNARDSHVPILAPLPIGFAVFLVHLATIPITGTGINPARSLGAAIIYNREHAWDDHWIFWVGPFIGAALAAIYHQIIIRAIPFKARA, via the exons atggAGGGCAAAGAAGAGGACGTGAAGCTAGGAGCTAACAAGTACTCCGAAAGACAGCCAATCGGCACATCAGCTCAGACGGACAAGGACTACAAAGAGCCGCCGCCTGCTCCGCTGTACGAGCCCGGCGAGCTCACGTCATGGTCCTTTTACAGAGCCGGAATCGCGGAGTTCGTGGCCACTTTCTTGTTCCTGTACATTACCATCTTGACGGTGATGGGAGTCAGCCGAGCTCCGTCCAAATGCTCCACCGTCGGCATTCAGGGCATCGCGTGGGCCTTCGGTGGCATGATCTTCGCTCTCGTCTACTGCACCGCCGGCATCTCCG GTGGGCATATTAATCCGGCGGTGACATTCGGGCTTTTCTTGGCGAGAAAGCTGTCGCTCACCAGAGCCATATTCTACATCATAATGCAATGCCTAGGCGCAATCTGTGGCGCCGGCGTCGTGAAGGGTTTTGAGAAGTCCATCTACGAGCAAAAGCTCGGCGGCGCTAACTTCGTCGCCGCTGGCTACACCAAAGGCAGCGGCCTCGGCGCCGAGATCATCGGCACCTTCGTTCTGGTCTACACCGTCTTCTCCGCCACCGACGCCAAGAGAAACGCCAGAGATTCTCACGTCCCT ATTTTGGCTCCACTTCCAATTGGGTTTGCTGTGTTCTTGGTTCATTTGGCCACGATTCCGATCACCGGCACCGGCATTAACCCGGCGAGAAGTCTCGGAGCTGCCATTATCTACAACAGGGAACACGCATGGGATGACCAT TGGATCTTCTGGGTGGGGCCGTTCATTGGAGCTGCTCTGGCTGCGATTTACCACCAGATCATCATCAGAGCTATTCCATTCAAGGCCAGAGCTTGA